A single window of Rhizobium indicum DNA harbors:
- a CDS encoding type II toxin-antitoxin system VapB family antitoxin produces the protein MRTNIDIDDALLDAAMTATGLATKKATVEQALQNLVERHRRGNAIANLAGIGWEGDLDVIRRDRPDDKR, from the coding sequence GTGCGGACAAATATAGATATCGATGATGCCTTGCTCGACGCGGCAATGACCGCCACCGGACTGGCGACAAAAAAGGCCACCGTCGAACAAGCGTTGCAAAATCTTGTCGAGAGGCACCGCCGTGGCAATGCCATCGCAAACCTTGCAGGAATAGGTTGGGAAGGCGACCTGGACGTGATACGTCGCGACCGGCCCGACGATAAACGGTGA
- the vapC gene encoding type II toxin-antitoxin system VapC family toxin produces MIVVDSSVWIAHLRGIESAARWRLQNIEDPLDIVVGDLILLEVLQGARNERHATVVEESLRQFTVRPMLGDSLAVKAARNYRLLRERGITVRKTIDVIIGTFCIEEGYALLHDDRDFDPMTEHLGLRIA; encoded by the coding sequence GTGATCGTCGTCGACAGTTCGGTCTGGATTGCGCATCTGCGTGGGATAGAAAGCGCCGCCAGATGGCGGCTGCAGAACATCGAGGATCCGCTGGATATTGTTGTCGGGGACCTGATCCTTTTGGAAGTGCTTCAGGGCGCGCGCAATGAACGCCATGCAACGGTGGTCGAAGAAAGCCTACGCCAGTTCACAGTCCGCCCGATGCTTGGCGACAGCCTCGCCGTCAAGGCGGCTCGTAACTATCGCCTGCTGCGAGAACGCGGCATCACGGTGCGCAAGACCATCGATGTGATCATCGGCACCTTCTGCATTGAGGAAGGCTATGCGCTCTTGCACGATGATCGCGACTTCGATCCGATGACCGAGCATCTCGGCCTCAGGATCGCCTGA
- a CDS encoding acyl-CoA dehydrogenase family protein, whose protein sequence is MTSANRTDDKLAELNQPSLWSGINAYRSDPLIVDLTAALPRGIREDLENMGRYVTSPEAQEMARMANQGAPQLRTHGPRGERLDVVEFHPAWHALMRRSMSVGLHSSVWDPQADTDAKDEAHKVRAARFYLTSQLESGHLCPLTMTSASVAALSASPAVQKDWAPKILSRKYDSSNKPAMQKSAVTIGMGMTEKQGGTDVRANRSAAEKVSEGIYRLSGHKWFMSAPMSDAFIMLAQTKEGMGCFLVPRLLEDGSANGLQFQRLKDKVGNRSNASSEVEFTDTFGFLLGGPDAGIRTILDMVTLTRLDCALASSGMMRASLAEAVHHTRGRSVFGKMLVNQPIMTRVLADMALDVAAATALSFRLADAFDKARGNAEEAAYARVMTPVAKYWCCKIAPALIYEAMECIGGNGYIEERPIARHYREAPVNAIWEGSGNVMALDVLRVLNRGKDLFETVFAGLARDLGPAGKKTIDVLRAAIALCEQDEGAARLLVEQLALAAGAAELYRLGAGRIADAFIETRLAGGWRSTYGMLDSRFDASYIVDLLYPPAA, encoded by the coding sequence ATGACCTCCGCCAACCGGACTGACGACAAACTCGCAGAACTCAACCAGCCGAGCCTGTGGTCCGGCATCAACGCCTATCGGTCCGATCCGCTGATCGTCGACCTGACGGCGGCCCTGCCGCGCGGCATCCGCGAAGACCTGGAAAACATGGGCCGCTACGTCACCTCGCCGGAGGCGCAGGAGATGGCGCGCATGGCAAACCAGGGCGCGCCGCAGCTGCGCACCCACGGTCCGCGCGGTGAACGCCTCGACGTCGTCGAATTCCATCCTGCTTGGCATGCATTGATGCGCCGTTCCATGTCGGTCGGCCTGCATTCCTCCGTCTGGGATCCCCAGGCCGATACCGACGCCAAGGACGAGGCCCACAAGGTTCGCGCCGCGCGGTTTTATCTGACGTCGCAGCTGGAATCCGGCCATCTTTGCCCGCTGACGATGACGAGCGCCTCCGTTGCGGCGCTCTCGGCTTCGCCCGCGGTCCAGAAGGACTGGGCGCCGAAAATCCTCTCGCGCAAATATGATTCGTCGAACAAGCCCGCCATGCAGAAATCCGCCGTGACCATCGGCATGGGCATGACGGAAAAGCAGGGCGGCACGGATGTGCGCGCCAACAGGAGCGCTGCCGAAAAGGTCAGCGAGGGCATCTACCGGCTGTCCGGGCACAAGTGGTTCATGTCGGCGCCGATGAGCGATGCCTTCATCATGTTGGCGCAGACGAAGGAGGGGATGGGCTGCTTTCTCGTGCCCCGCCTTCTGGAGGATGGTTCCGCCAACGGGCTGCAGTTCCAACGGCTGAAGGACAAGGTCGGCAACCGCTCCAACGCCTCTTCCGAGGTGGAATTTACAGACACGTTCGGTTTCCTGCTCGGTGGTCCGGATGCCGGCATCCGCACCATCCTCGACATGGTGACGCTGACCCGGCTCGACTGCGCGCTGGCCTCGTCAGGCATGATGCGCGCCTCGCTCGCCGAAGCCGTGCACCACACCCGCGGCCGCAGCGTCTTCGGCAAGATGCTCGTCAACCAGCCGATCATGACGCGCGTGCTCGCCGACATGGCGCTCGATGTCGCCGCCGCGACGGCACTGTCCTTCCGTCTTGCCGACGCCTTCGACAAGGCGCGCGGCAATGCCGAGGAGGCGGCCTATGCCCGCGTCATGACGCCGGTCGCCAAATACTGGTGCTGCAAGATCGCGCCTGCACTGATCTACGAGGCGATGGAATGCATCGGCGGCAACGGCTACATCGAAGAGCGCCCGATCGCCCGCCATTACCGCGAGGCTCCCGTCAACGCCATCTGGGAGGGCTCCGGCAACGTCATGGCGCTCGACGTGCTGCGCGTGCTCAACCGCGGCAAGGATCTGTTCGAAACGGTCTTCGCCGGCCTTGCCCGCGATCTCGGCCCTGCCGGCAAGAAGACCATCGACGTGCTGCGCGCCGCAATCGCGCTGTGCGAACAGGATGAGGGCGCCGCGCGCCTGCTCGTCGAGCAGCTGGCGCTCGCCGCCGGTGCCGCTGAGCTCTATCGCCTGGGGGCAGGGCGCATTGCCGATGCCTTCATCGAGACGCGTCTTGCCGGCGGCTGGCGCTCCACCTACGGCATGCTCGATTCCCGCTTCGACGCCAGCTATATCGTCGACCTGCTCTATCCCCCGGCCGCCTGA
- a CDS encoding aspartate carbamoyltransferase catalytic subunit, which yields MVFFPHRHLIGIKGLTEQDITYLLDKADEAVKISRQREKKTSTLRGLTQINLFFEASTRTQASFELAGKRLGADVMNMSVGNSSVKKGETLIDTAMTLNAMRPDVLVIRHSSAGAAALLAQKVSCSVVNAGDGQHEHPTQALLDALTIRRAKGKLSRIIVAICGDVLHSRVARSNILLLNAMGARVRVVAPATLLPAGIAEMGVEVFHSMKEGLKDADVVMMLRLQRERMSGAFVPSVREYYHFYGLDAETLKAAKEDALVMHPGPMNRGVEIASEVADGPQSVIAEQVEMGVAVRMAVMETLLVSQNQGPRSDGMMA from the coding sequence ATGGTCTTTTTCCCCCACCGCCACCTCATCGGCATCAAGGGCCTCACCGAGCAGGATATCACCTATCTTCTCGACAAGGCGGACGAGGCCGTCAAGATCAGCCGCCAGAGAGAGAAGAAAACGTCGACGCTGCGCGGGCTGACGCAGATCAACCTCTTCTTCGAGGCATCAACCCGCACGCAGGCCTCCTTCGAGCTTGCCGGCAAGCGGCTCGGCGCCGACGTCATGAACATGTCGGTCGGCAACTCCTCTGTGAAGAAAGGCGAAACGCTGATCGATACGGCAATGACGCTGAATGCGATGCGCCCCGACGTGCTGGTGATCCGCCATTCGAGCGCCGGTGCGGCCGCCCTTCTTGCCCAGAAGGTCTCCTGCTCGGTCGTCAATGCCGGCGACGGGCAGCACGAACATCCGACCCAGGCACTGCTCGACGCGCTGACGATCCGCCGCGCCAAGGGCAAGCTGTCGCGCATCATCGTGGCGATCTGCGGCGACGTGCTGCATTCGCGGGTGGCGCGCTCCAATATCCTGCTGCTCAACGCCATGGGCGCCCGCGTGCGTGTCGTTGCGCCCGCGACTCTCCTGCCTGCGGGCATCGCCGAGATGGGCGTCGAGGTCTTCCATTCGATGAAGGAAGGGCTGAAGGACGCCGACGTGGTGATGATGCTGCGGCTGCAGCGCGAGCGCATGTCCGGCGCCTTCGTGCCTTCAGTGCGCGAATACTATCACTTCTACGGGCTCGACGCCGAAACGCTGAAGGCGGCCAAGGAGGATGCGCTGGTCATGCATCCCGGCCCGATGAACCGCGGCGTCGAAATCGCTTCGGAAGTGGCGGACGGGCCGCAGAGCGTGATCGCCGAACAGGTGGAGATGGGGGTCGCGGTGCGCATGGCCGTCATGGAGACGCTGCTCGTCTCGCAGAACCAGGGTCCCCGAAGCGATGGAATGATGGCATGA
- a CDS encoding dihydroorotase, which translates to MSNPIVLKNVRIIDPSRNLDEVGTIIAKNGVILAAGHKAQNQGAPEGAVIRDCTGLVATPGLVDARVHVGEPGGEHRETIASASRAAAAGGVTSIIMMPDTDPIIDDIALVEFVKKTARDTADVNVYPAAAITKGLAGEEMTEIGLLMQAGAVAFTDAHSSVHDTQVLRRIMTYAREFGAVVSCETRDKYLGANGVMHEGLFASWLGLSGIPKEAELIPLERDLRIAHLTRGRYHAAMISVPESVEAIERARSRGAKVTCGISINNLALNENDIGEYRTFFKLYPPLRPEDDRVAMADAVASGAIDIIVSSHDPQDVDTKRLPFGEAEDGAIGLETMLAAALRLHHGGQVSLMRLIDAMSTRPAQIFGLNAGTLKPGAAADIALIDLDEPWLVAKDMLLSRSKNTPFEDARFSGRAVATYVSGKLVHAI; encoded by the coding sequence ATGAGCAACCCGATCGTCCTCAAGAACGTCCGCATCATCGACCCGTCGCGCAATCTCGACGAGGTCGGGACGATCATTGCCAAAAACGGCGTGATTCTCGCCGCGGGCCACAAGGCGCAAAACCAGGGTGCACCGGAAGGCGCCGTCATCCGCGATTGCACGGGCCTTGTCGCGACGCCCGGCCTTGTCGATGCGCGCGTCCATGTCGGCGAACCCGGCGGCGAGCACCGTGAGACGATCGCCTCGGCGAGCCGGGCGGCGGCGGCCGGCGGCGTCACCTCGATCATCATGATGCCGGACACCGATCCCATCATCGATGACATCGCGCTCGTCGAATTCGTCAAGAAGACGGCGCGGGATACGGCCGACGTCAACGTCTATCCAGCAGCCGCCATCACCAAGGGCCTTGCCGGCGAGGAGATGACGGAGATCGGCCTGTTGATGCAGGCGGGCGCCGTTGCCTTCACCGATGCCCATTCCAGCGTCCACGACACGCAGGTGCTGCGCCGGATCATGACCTATGCGCGCGAATTCGGCGCCGTCGTCTCCTGCGAGACGCGCGACAAATATCTCGGCGCCAACGGCGTCATGCATGAGGGGCTTTTTGCCAGCTGGCTCGGGCTCTCCGGCATTCCAAAGGAAGCCGAGCTCATCCCGCTCGAACGCGATCTCAGGATCGCGCATCTGACGCGCGGCCGTTATCACGCCGCGATGATCTCGGTGCCGGAATCGGTCGAGGCGATCGAGCGTGCCCGCAGCCGCGGCGCCAAGGTGACCTGCGGCATCTCGATCAACAATCTGGCGCTCAACGAAAACGACATCGGCGAATACCGCACCTTCTTCAAGCTCTATCCGCCGCTGCGCCCGGAAGACGACCGGGTGGCGATGGCCGACGCCGTTGCGAGCGGTGCGATCGATATAATCGTCTCCTCGCACGACCCGCAGGATGTCGATACGAAGCGCCTGCCCTTCGGCGAGGCAGAGGATGGCGCGATCGGCCTCGAAACCATGCTGGCGGCAGCGCTCAGACTTCATCATGGCGGCCAGGTGAGCCTAATGCGCCTGATCGACGCTATGTCGACCCGCCCCGCTCAGATTTTCGGCCTGAATGCCGGCACGCTGAAGCCCGGCGCTGCGGCCGATATCGCGCTGATCGATCTCGATGAGCCTTGGCTTGTCGCCAAAGACATGCTTCTCTCCCGCTCGAAGAATACGCCGTTCGAGGATGCGCGCTTCAGTGGGCGGGCGGTCGCGACATACGTCTCGGGAAAGCTTGTCCACGCAATTTAG
- the plsY gene encoding glycerol-3-phosphate 1-O-acyltransferase PlsY, producing the protein MLSNLMSWQITLPIALAAAVIGYLFGSIPFGLILTRAAGLGDVRSIGSGNIGATNVLRTGNRTLAAATLLLDALKASAAAWVVGYFLGEEAAIIAGFFAFIGHLFPVWIGFKGGKGVATYIGTLLGVAPIMVVLFAAVWLAVAFTTRYSSLSALVAMLVIPVALWILGNEKVAAVMAIMTLISYWKHKANISRLMGGTESKIGAKG; encoded by the coding sequence ATGTTATCCAATCTCATGTCATGGCAGATCACGCTGCCGATCGCGCTTGCCGCCGCCGTTATCGGTTATCTCTTCGGCTCGATCCCGTTCGGCCTGATCCTCACGCGCGCCGCCGGCCTCGGCGACGTGCGCAGCATCGGCTCCGGCAATATCGGCGCGACCAATGTACTGAGAACAGGAAACCGGACGCTCGCCGCGGCGACGCTGCTGCTCGATGCGCTGAAGGCATCGGCCGCGGCCTGGGTCGTCGGCTATTTCCTCGGTGAGGAAGCCGCGATCATCGCCGGCTTCTTCGCCTTTATCGGCCATCTTTTCCCGGTCTGGATCGGCTTCAAGGGCGGCAAAGGTGTCGCCACCTATATCGGCACCCTGCTCGGCGTCGCGCCGATCATGGTCGTGCTCTTCGCCGCCGTCTGGCTGGCGGTCGCCTTCACCACCCGCTACTCCTCACTGTCGGCGCTGGTTGCCATGCTTGTCATTCCAGTTGCCCTGTGGATATTGGGCAACGAAAAAGTTGCGGCAGTGATGGCAATCATGACCCTCATCTCCTACTGGAAGCACAAGGCAAATATTTCTCGCCTGATGGGCGGGACGGAAAGCAAGATCGGGGCGAAGGGATAA
- the dprA gene encoding DNA-processing protein DprA — MDALNAEPKGVVLTERQRIAWLRLIRSDNIGPATFRDLINHFGSAEAALAALPELSARGGATRAIRIASEAEAHRELEAARRFGARFVGIGEPDYPQALKQIDGAPPLLAVKGTLAAAKRPAVGIVGSRNASIAGAKFAAMVARDCGRAGYTVVSGLARGIDTAAHRASLDTGTIAALAGGLDQPYPPENIGLLEEITGGNGLAVSEMPFGWEPRARDFPRRNRLIAGIGLGLVVIEAATRSGSLITARLAGEFGRLVFAVPGSPLDPRCHGTNGLLKDGASIVTAPADVIEALAPLAQFELFPSSMAEELAPDGKAMSVPPGDSDRNRIIDALGPTPVEIDDVIRHTGLSASAVYLILLELDIAGRLHRHQGGLVSLSD, encoded by the coding sequence ATGGATGCGCTGAACGCCGAACCAAAAGGCGTCGTGCTGACCGAGCGGCAAAGAATTGCCTGGCTGCGCCTCATCCGTTCCGACAATATCGGCCCCGCCACCTTTCGTGACCTCATCAATCATTTCGGTTCGGCCGAGGCAGCACTTGCCGCACTGCCGGAGCTTTCGGCGCGTGGCGGCGCCACACGGGCAATCCGCATCGCCAGCGAGGCCGAGGCGCATCGGGAACTGGAGGCGGCGCGTCGCTTCGGGGCCCGCTTCGTCGGCATCGGTGAGCCGGACTATCCGCAAGCGCTGAAGCAGATCGACGGCGCGCCGCCGCTTCTGGCCGTCAAGGGCACACTTGCCGCTGCCAAACGACCGGCCGTCGGCATCGTCGGCTCGCGCAATGCCTCGATCGCAGGCGCGAAATTCGCAGCGATGGTGGCGCGTGACTGCGGCCGGGCGGGTTACACCGTGGTCTCCGGCCTGGCACGCGGCATCGACACCGCCGCCCACCGGGCAAGCCTCGACACAGGCACGATCGCAGCACTCGCCGGCGGCCTCGACCAACCCTACCCGCCGGAGAATATCGGCCTGCTCGAAGAGATAACCGGCGGCAATGGCCTGGCGGTGAGCGAGATGCCCTTCGGCTGGGAACCCCGCGCCCGCGACTTCCCACGCCGAAACCGGCTGATCGCCGGCATCGGGCTCGGCCTCGTCGTCATTGAAGCGGCGACGCGTTCGGGCTCGCTGATCACGGCGCGGCTTGCCGGCGAGTTCGGCCGCCTGGTGTTTGCCGTGCCTGGCTCGCCACTCGATCCGCGCTGCCATGGCACCAACGGCCTGCTGAAGGACGGCGCTTCGATCGTCACCGCACCCGCCGATGTCATCGAGGCCCTGGCGCCGCTTGCGCAATTCGAGCTGTTCCCGTCATCGATGGCGGAGGAACTGGCACCTGACGGCAAGGCAATGTCGGTGCCACCAGGTGATTCCGATCGAAACCGCATCATCGATGCGCTCGGGCCGACGCCGGTCGAGATCGACGACGTCATCCGCCATACCGGCCTGTCGGCATCCGCGGTCTATCTCATCCTTCTGGAGCTTGATATCGCCGGCAGGCTGCACCGGCATCAGGGCGGCCTCGTCTCGCTTTCAGATTGA